A stretch of Triticum aestivum cultivar Chinese Spring chromosome 1D, IWGSC CS RefSeq v2.1, whole genome shotgun sequence DNA encodes these proteins:
- the LOC123181993 gene encoding uncharacterized protein, which translates to MPSASKSKAKDRAAAFKAAKEQPKVAVKPVGNSTGASTFNNLSGKFHLLEPSSSLLGSQGNEKLRNTDEIDEHSRSSHGTGDFDCTSNNGSCSGESEDTKEKSTSTAPRVDSIPGCDLDKREKIRQKNEKKHQRQKERRAQELHERCKGYLMSRKLETLAQKLVAMGFSSDQATMALIHNEGCLEESVTWLCNFDGSDETKQQAAAAQQSGANLKIDITDELAKIVILEAKFKCTKQEVERAIVSSEGDLEKAEEALKTQKQESATTASKPEVSGDSSGLVNKQQVMLAQNPARPQTNGFSSVGPQQMRRDEKDPNYKLLVNGSGPKEPAVKGFQPLATTVKSDLVRQQFFQPEKRRVIANLVPSAPYVTSSPVPVAVPQIKAETRHVAAGNEMKSAMHNGSLRDPVVVMQRPQSAAAKQSLPSTSHSMFASEQPSREWYMNGASGVDMMLNGGLGHGLRNMSLENANSAKQQFMHANHQQSFVSNPVELAANGWGGTWGPGGASSSQAGASAHGTFRGGGWSSSEPSSALSHADWRSNAPAPCDYTSIDWSLDTTLLNPAAKSEWLSDTWSTMFMGGRSTRPAGGNLGLGGAGGMNGLHESSSGLPMEPAPSPRPYEWPSFCRGGSS; encoded by the coding sequence ATGCCGTCTGCATCCAAATCCAAGGCAAAGGATAGGGCAGCTGCTTTCAAAGCAGCAAAAGAGCAACCTAAGGTGGCTGTCAAGCCAGTGGGGAATAGCACTGGTGCAAGTACTTTTAATAACCTCTCTGGAAAATTTCATCTTTTGGAGCCATCATCCTCTTTGCTGGGTAGCCAGGGTAACGAAAAGTTGAGGAATACAGATGAAATAGACGAGCATTCTCGTAGCTCGCATGGTACAGGGGACTTTGATTGCACCTCAAATAATGGTAGCTGTTCTGGAGAGTCAGAAGATACAAAGGAAAAATCAACCAGCACCGCACCTCGAGTGGACTCTATTCCTGGATGTGATCTTGATAAACGTGAGAAGATCAGACAAAAGAATGAGAAGAAGCATCAAAGGCAGAAGGAGAGGCGTGCCCAGGAATTGCACGAGCGTTGCAAGGGATACCTAATGTCCAGAAAGTTGGAGACACTTGCTCAGAAGCTTGTTGCAATGGGTTTCTCATCAGACCAGGCAACCATGGCCCTTATACATAACGAGGGCTGTCTTGAGGAGTCTGTTACCTGGCTATGTAATTTTGATGGCAGTGATGAAACGAAGCAGCAAGCTGCAGCAGCTCAACAGTCTGGAGCTAATTTGAAGATTGATATAACTGATGAGCTCGCAAAGATTGTGATCCTGGAGGCGAAATTTAAGTGTACAAAGCAAGAGGTAGAAAGGGCTATTGTTTCTTCCGAGGGTGATCTAGAAAAGGCTGAGGAGGCCTTGAAGACACAGAAGCAAGAATCAGCAACAACCGCATCTAAGCCTGAAGTGTCGGGTGATTCAAGTGGCTTGGTTAACAAGCAGCAGGTCATGCTTGCGCAGAACCCAGCAAGGCCTCAAACAAATGGGTTCTCTTCAGTAGGGCCTCAGCAAATGAGGAGAGATGAGAAGGACCCAAACTACAAGCTTTTAGTAAATGGTAGTGGCCCGAAAGAACCTGCAGTTAAAGGGTTTCAACCATTGGCCACAACAGTGAAGTCAGATTTGGTCCGTCAACAATTTTTTCAACCCGAGAAGAGGCGGGTTATTGCCAATTTGGTTCCATCAGCTCCTTATGTGACATCATCTCCGGTGCCTGTTGCAGTCCCACAAATTAAGGCAGAAACACGACATGTGGCAGCAGGCAATGAGATGAAAAGTGCAATGCATAACGGAAGCTTGCGAGATCCAGTAGTTGTAATGCAGCGTCCTCAATCGGCAGCTGCCAAGCAAAGTCTACCATCCACAAGCCATAGTATGTTTGCATCAGAGCAACCTTCAAGGGAATGGTACATGAATGGCGCATCAGGGGTGGATATGATGTTGAATGGTGGTTTAGGGCATGGACTACGTAATATGAGTTTGGAGAATGCTAATTCTGCCAAGCAGCAGTTCATGCATGCAAACCATCAACAAAGTTTTGTTTCCAATCCTGTGGAGCTGGCTGCTAATGGTTGGGGTGGCACATGGGGTCCTGGAGGTGCATCATCTTCCCAGGCTGGGGCGTCGGCACATGGGACGttcagaggaggaggatggagCTCATCCGAGCCGTCTTCAGCTTTATCTCATGCTGATTGGAGAAGCAACGCGCCAGCACCATGCGACTACACTTCAATAGATTGGAGCCTCGACACAACATTGTTAAACCCTGCAGCGAAGAGCGAATGGCTGTCTGACACATGGTCAACCATGTTCATGGGCGGCAGATCCACAAGGCCTGCTGGGGGGAACCTTGGCCTTGGTGGTGCGGGAGGCATGAATGGGTTGCATGAGAGCAGCAGTGGTCTTCCAATGGAGCCTGCTCCATCACCCCGCCCTTATGAGTGGCCTTCTTTCTGCAGGGGAGGATCTTCCTAG